The genomic interval CCCGGTGACGGTGAGGAGTCGTCCGTCCGGAGAGAACCCGGAAACGAAGAGCCCATCCTTGATGACGACCTCCTTGAGGAGCTTGCCTGTCGCGACGTCGTGCAACAGGACCTTGTCTTCCCCAAGCTGGAGCCGCGCGGACATCTTGAAGTCTGGCGAGAGGGCACCGCCATTGAGTTGCTGGAGCTCCTGTCCGGTGGCCAGGTCAAGGATGGACGAGTCCACGCGAATCCGTCCCAGGTCCGGGCTGAACTGGACGTGCCAGGGATACTGGATGGGGGGCGCCGCGACGGGACTCAGGTCCGAGGTCTTCCAGATGCTCAGGACGTTGTCCGCGGTGGTCGCGAGAAGTGAACCGTCCGGGGAGAACGTCACATCCCCGGTCATGCTCGGCCCCAGTGAGAGGGTCCGCGTCGTTTCCGGGGCCAGGAGGGAGTGGATGAGGACCTGGTTCCCTCCGTCGACGCAGAGCTGCCCCGTGCCATTGCAGCCGAAGTGGCTCACCCCCATGTCGGCCAGAAGCTCCGTGTTGTCCTGGCTGAACGCGAGACGGCTCGGAGAGGTTGCTCGCCGGGGAAAGACGTGCAGCTTCGTCCAGTCCGAGGTGCGGTAGACCGTGACTCCCGCCTCCGCTCCTTCCGCGTAGAGGCTGCCATCCGCGGAGAAGGTGCTCGTCCCCAGAATCAGGGAGGTCTCCATGGGCTTGACCACCGAGGTGGTGGCCACGTCCACCACCTGTCCTCCGGAAGCCAGAAGTCTTCCATCCGAGGACCAGGAAAGCTGCCGGCCGGAGAGAGACAGGCGTCGCTGCTCGGAGGCGTCTGGAGCGCGGACGAGCCTCACGCCATGGGTCAGGGCGACGGCCAGGGAGGTTCCATCCGGAGCGAAGGCCAGTGACTGGACAATCTGTTCGTACGACTGGCTCCACGTCCCCTGGAGGCTTCCGTCCGTCATGCTCCAGATGCGCACGATGGCAACGTCCTTGTTCGCCGCGTCAAACCCACCCGTGGCGAGCAGCGCGCCATCGGGCGAGATAGCCAGCGCCGTCGTCCGGTCCGAATGCGGATGCTTGAAGGTGCGGACCGGCGTCAGGTCCGGGAAGCTCCACACGCGCGCCTCCGTGCGGTTGGCCGCGACGAGGAGGCGGCCATCCTTGGAGAACGCCACGCCCACCTGCTGGCCTGGCAGGTCCCAGAGGGTGTTCAGCCGCGTTCCATCCGCGTACCGGTAGAGGACGAGCTGGCCGGACAGTGTGGCCGCGGCCAGCACGGTGCCGTCAGGAGACAACGCGGACTCGGCCAGGGCTCCGGCCCCGATGGCGCCGCAGGGCCGGAACGGGGCGGCGCTCGACACGGGGGGCTCGGAAGGCTCTTCGGGCCCGCTGGCTTTCGAGCACGCCCCGAGAACCGTCAGGGAGAGGACCGCGGCGATGCCGATACGTCTCAACGAGCTGCTCCTGGATGAGGACCTGGCGGCGGAGGCTCCACTGTTTCCAGCCTCAGGACAAGCAACTCCCAGGAGCAGCCCGAATCACGGCCGTCACCGCGAACTACTTGCTCGAGGCCTTGGCCGCGTCGCCCGCGCCATCCACCGGAGGCGGAGCGCAGTTGGCCGCCCCAGCCGTGCGCACGAGCCGGCCGGGCACGGGCGCCACCAGCGGCTTGCCGCGCGCCTTCCAGTGCTCGATGAGCCCGTCGCGCAGCGTGAGCGTCTGCCGCTCACCCAGGTCGATGCTCTCGGGGGCCAGCGTCTTGAGCACCTCGTCCAGTCCGCCACCGCCCCGCGCCAGGAAGTCCGGCATGGCCACCCGGAAGCGCTTGTTGGCCGGAAGCGGCTTCCCATTCGCCAGCGTGACGGAGGCGAGCCGCGACACGCCATTGCACGTCTCGACGCGCACCTTCAGCCCGGACACCTGGTAGATGCCCTTGCGTGCATAGGCCGACTCCAGCAGCCGCCGCAGCTCGTCCTTCGACACGGTGAGCACGGCGATGGTGTTGTCGAAGGGCAGCACCTCGAAGAGCGTGCCGTAGGTGAGCTCACCCGCGGGCAGCTCCGCGCGCAGGCCTCCGCTGTTGAGCAGGGCGATGTCCGCCTTCGTGAGCTCACGCAGCGCGTCCGACAGCACGCTCCCCAGCGGGCTCTCCGCCTCGTAGTTGCGCGTCAGCGCCGCCGGAACCCGCACGCCCAACGGCCGGCGCTGCATCTCCTCCACCTGGGCGAGCGCCTGGGTGAGCTGCGCATCCATCGCCGCGTCGACGACCACGGGCTGGCCCCGGAAGGTGGCCGGCACCAGCTCGACCTGCTTGGTGTCCTTCAGCTTGCGCTCGTCACACGTGCCCACCGCGGCGTCCACGCGCGCGCACACCGGGATGGAGCCCTCCAGCCGGGTCCGCTCGGGCAGCACCTTGCGCGTCACCGGGTCCACGTAGAGCTCCACCAACCCGAAGGCGCGGCCCTTGCCCGACGTCTCGATGACCGGTGTGCCGTGGATGAAGTGGCCCACGGGTTGATGCGTGTGCCCGGCCACCACCGCATCCAGCGTCCCCTCGGGAAGCGCCTCCAAGAGCTCCACCATCTCGCTGTCCCCGCGGTCGCACGAGGACGCATCGCGCGGGTTGTCGTGCCGCTTGCACACCGCTCCGGCATGCGCCACCGCGACCACCACCTCGGCCCCTCGCGCGCGCAGGCCCTTCGCCGCGGCGAGCGCCACCGGCGCCATGGGCGCGAAGCGCAGGCTCTCCACATTCACGGGGTTGGTCACCTGCGGCGTGTGGGGCGTGGCCAGCCCAAGGATGCCGATGCGCACCCCGCGCCGCTCCACCAGGAGCGTGCCGTCATTGCCCAGCCACGTGGGCACCACGCCCGTCTGGCTGTCGGAGACGTTGACGCCCATCACCGGGAAGCGCGCCTGCGCGATGCGGGCCTTGAGCGCGCCGAACGGGTCGTCCCCGTCGAGCCCCACCGAGCGCGGCCCCACCGGCCCGAAGTCGAACTCGTGATTGCCCAGCGCGGTGGCCACGTAGCCCAGGGTGTTCATCGCGTCGATGACCACCGCCCCCTCGGTGAGGTTGGAGGCGAGCGTGCCCTGGAACATGTCTCCTCCGTCGAGGAGCAGCACGCCGTCGGGGTTCTCCGCCCGCAGGATGCTCAGGTAGCCCGCGAACGCGGCCAGTCCGCCTTGCTCCACCGCCGCGCCGTTGGGCAGCGTGGCGCGGGAGGACATCACCCAGCCGTGCAAATCATTGGTCCCCACCACCGTGATGCGAAGGGGCTCCGGCGCGGCGGGCGCGGCGCTCGCGGCCGGCGGCACCTGGGGAGCGGCCTCGGGCGCGGGCGGCGCGGAGGCACAGGCGGCGAGGAGGGCGGACAACAACCCGAAACGGAGAGGACGCGTGGAGGAAGGCACACGCCCGTCTAGAACGGTGTCGCCGCTGGATTCAAGGGCCCTCGCTTCCGGCGCTCAGCGGACCGGAAGCGAGGGCCACGTGAGGCAATGTGGCTAGTTGCGCACGCGCAGCAGCAACTCAGCCTGCATCGGGCTGCGGCGGCTGGTCGCCGTGCCGAAGCGGTTGTTGGTGGCGCGCCACTGCTCCTGCACGAACGTGACGTCGCTGTTGTTCAGGACGTTGAAGAGGATGAGCGTGAGCTCCATCTTCGTCTCCTGCGTCTTCACGATGCGGTTCAGGTCGTAGCGGGCCTGGACATCGAACAGGAACTGGCTGGGCTGGCGCAGCTCGGAGACAGCAGACGGGTCGTTGAAGTCCGGCAGGCCGTTGCCCGTGTTGTAGGCGTGGCCGGTGCCGCGCGGCGAGCGAACCACGCGCTGCCGGTCCACCGCGCCCTCCTGGAACATCCACATGGGCGCGCCCGTGCGGTAGTTGAAGCGCACGCCGAAATCGAGGCCGAACGTCGTGGTGTAGCCGACGGCGCCCTTGATGGTGTGGCGGATGTCCTCGGGGGACGGGCCCTCGAAGAAGCGCTTGAAGCGCGGGTTGGCGCCGTAGCCGTCGAAGTAGTCGCCCACCGTGCCGTTGCTGAAGCCCAGGGTGTAGCTGGCCAGCAGGTCCCACGGGCCCGTGCGGCCCTGCGCCCACAGGTCCACGCCCTTGTAGTCACGCCAGGCGGAGTCCGGGTTGTGAATCTTCACCACCGTGTGCGGCACGTTGTCCACGTAGCCAATCACGCGCTGACCGGACGGGTCCCAGATGCGGTTGATCTCCTCGTCCACCCACATGTTGTTGTACTTGCGGTAGGTCAGGTCGGTGCCGATGACGGCCCCCTCGCTGATGGCGTGGTGCAGGCCGAACGACAGCTCATCCACGCTCGGCGGCGTGTGGCTGCTCTTGTCGAAGAAGCGGCCAGACGCACCACCGGAGATGCTGCACTGCGCGTTGCCCACCGTGTCCGGCGTACAGTCCGCGAACGCGCCGCCCGCGAAGGTGGAGCGCACCTGGAGCAGCTCCGGGTTGGCGTGCTGCGCGATGAAGACGTCGCCGACCTCGTTGGAGCGGCCGTAGTGCGCCTTCACCAGCGTGCTGCGGTTGCCGAAGATGTCGTACGTCGCCGACACGCGGGGGCCAATGCCCACCAGGTTGGTGATGAACTGGTTGTTGTCGCCGTACAGCCGGCCCACGTCCGCGCGCAGACCCGCGACCAGCGTCAGGTAGCGGTTGACGTTCCAGCGGTCCTGGATGAAAGCGCCGGTGGTCAGCACCGAGGCCTCGGTGCTCAGCGGCGCCTGGACGCCGTCGCTGTTGTAGAAGTCGATGCGCTCGTTGCAGTACTGGAACGTCGCCGGGTCATCCGGGTTGCACTCGCCGTTGCGGTCGTTGAAGCGGCGGTTGCCAATCACCTGCGCCGTCTTGTCGCCGCTCAGGTAGCTCACCTGCACGCCCGCCTTCATCTGGTGGTTCTTCACCTTGAAGAGCAGCGTGGGGTCGAACTGGAAGCGCATGCGCTCTTCCGTCACCAGGTTGCCCACTTCGTTGCGCAGCGCGCCGGCGTTCCGGTACGTCGTGCTGTTGTAGATGTGGGCGATGTCCTGCGAGTCCTCGTTCATCGGACCGTTCCAGATGTCCTTGTAGGTGATACCGGTCTGGAGCTGGAACAGGACGTTCTCGGTGAAGCTGCGGTCGTAGTTGACGATGGTGAAGAAGCCACCGCGGTCAATCTGCGTCTCCGCCTCGCGGGAGGCGAACGTCGAGGAGACCTGGTTGGTGATGGTGTTGTTGTCGTAGTTGAACGCCAGGGACACGCGGTCCTTCGGCGTGGGCTGCCAGGTGAGCTTCAGGCGGGCCAGGCGCGTCTCGGTGTTGGACGGGCGGTTCTCCTCGCCCAGCGGCGTCTCGCGCTTGGAGAAGTTCCACTGACCGGAGAAGTAGAACCACAGCTTGTCCTTGATGATGGGGCCGCCCACGCCGACCAGCGGGCTGTAGAAGGCCGTCTCGGACAGCGGCACCTCGTTCTGCGTGTAGTTGGCCACGTTGGGGCTCTGGTTGGCCGCGCCCCGGTACTTCGCGTTGGCCCACGCCGGCGACAGAATCATCGTCACGTCGTAGGTGAACTTGTTGGAGCCGCTCTTGCTGACGACGTTCTCGATGAGACCCAGCGAGTTGTACTGGGCATCCAGGCCACCCGTGATGACCTCGAAGTTCTCCACCGCGTAGAAGCTCATCGGCGAGCTGATGCTGCCGTCCACCACGTCGGACGTGTCCATGCCGTCGATGTAGAACTTGCCGTAGCGCGACAGGCCGGCGCGGAGGCTGGGGGCGTTGCCCTGGCCCACGCCCGCGACCAGCTGCGGCATGGCCTGCACCTGGGTGAAGACAGGCGAGGTGGCCGCCTTCTCCGCCGTCATCACCGCGCCCGTCTGCGCCGAGTCCGGGTTGATGATGGGGTTGACCTTCTCGACAATCTCGTAGGTGGCCACCGCCTGCGTCTCGGTGAACACCTCGAGCTTCACGTCCACCTGCGTGGCCTGGCCCAGCAGGACGGTGATGCCCGTCTTCTTGATGGGGGTGAAGCCGGGGACGTTGACCTCGAGGACATAGCCCTCGCCCGGGGGCAGGGTGTCGAACTCGAAGCGGCCGTCCTCGCCGCTGGTGCGCGACAGGGGCTGCTGCAGCGCCGGGCCGCTCACGGTGAGGGGCACTTCGGCGAGCGCGGCGCCCGTCGGGTCATAGACGTAACCGGCCATGCGGCCGTAGTTCTGACCGGCGGCGAGCGCGGTGACGGGGAGGGCCGCGACGAGCGCGACCAGCAGCAGCGCGAACGCGCCGCCGCCACGGACGAAGGGAGTCTTCATGGAAGGGCTTTGGGCAGGGGAATGGGTGGCGCTCACAGGGGGCTCCCCACGACGAAGAGCACGCCGGCGTAGCGATTGACGGTGGCGAGGTCGAGCTCGGTCGACGCGCACGCGTCGACGCACAGGCCCGTGTAGCTGGAGGCGGGCTTCGCGGCGGTCGCGGTGAACGTGCGCAGGCGCACCACCGGCGACCAGGCCTCGTCGCCCGGGGTGGCGGCGAACAGGTAGACGGGCGTCTCCGTGGCGGGCGCGCCCGTCGGCGGGCTCACCAGCACGCCGTCCATCACCTTCACGTTGCCGGTGGCGTCCACGGGCACCGGGCCACCGTCCAGGTAGGCCAGCTGCAGGCCGCGGTACCAGCCGCCCTTGGAGGTGAAGGCGGAGTCGGCGCGCAGCGGGTTGAGGTTCGCGGAGACATCAATGATTGCGCGCATGGCAATCGTGGTGCCTTCCTCGGCGGCGCCACCGAAGGCGCCCTTGTTGAGCGAGGCGAGGTCCTTGATGGCGTTGCACTGCTGACCACCCGTGCCCGCCCAGCGCGTCACCTTCATCAGGGGCAGGACGTGCGGCGTGGTGTTGCCCGTGACGGGCAGCGGCAGCGCGCTGAAGAGCGGCCACTGCTCGGTCTCCGGGTAGCTGTCGTTGCGGAAGTCGAAGACAGGCTTGCCCGTCTTGCAGCCCTCGAAGTCGTACGTGTTCGCCACCACGCGGCTGGCGGGCAGGAACGGCCGGCCGGCCTCGTCCACGGGGACGCCCGAGTTGGTGATGTTGCCCTTGTCATCCTTCCGCTCGGTGGGGACCTGACCCAGGTTGTAGAAGGGCACGTTGGTGCCCTTCACCCGGGCCGTCGCGGGACGGTAGTTGCCGCTGGTCGGCCGGAACTTCGCGTCCAGATTCGAGGCGTCGATGACACCCTGGTACTTGTCGCCGACCTCGTCGGTCGACTCACCACACGCAACAACACTCAGGGCGGCGGCGAGCCCGAGTGCGCACTTCATCTTTGTCTGCACGGAAATACCTCTGGGTAGGGGACGAGGTGGCGGCCCTCTACCACGACTATCCTGTCCACTGGTATTGCTTGGGTGTCTTCTATGTGACACCCCAATCGTTCTGCTTATGCAGTAGAATTACACCCAGGGGTCATTCTTTTCCGGCTTGTGCTATGGCGTGGCTCGGCATGTTCGCGCAGCAGCACACCGACCCTCCCTCTCGCATCCTAGGCTTCGCCGCCTTCTCCATTGCCGTTCACGTTGGAGTCGCGGCGGCGCTGGGGTGGATTCTCAAACCCATGGTCGTCGAGGCGGAGGTGCCCATCGACGTGGTGCTCAGCCTCGTGAAGGCGCCGCCCCCGCCTCCTCCGCCCCCGCCTCCTCCCGCGGCGCGCAAGACGACGCCCCGGACGGTGGAGAAGAAGCCCAAGACGGAGCTGCGTCAGCCGGTGGAGGTCAAACCGGTGGTCGAGCAGAAGCCGCTCGAGCCGGAACCGGAGCCCGAGGCGCCGGAGCCCGAGGCCCCCGTGGAGGGGGGAGTCGAGGGAGGCGTGGAGGGCGGCGTGGCCGGGGGTGTGGTGGGCGGAGTGGTGGGAGGCGTCGTGGGTGGGGTGGTGGGTGGGACGGTGTCGGAGCCCGTGAAGCCCAAGAACGTGCCGCCCTTCGTCATCCAGCGTGACGTGGTGCGGCAGTCGCCGCCGAAGCTGTCCGAGGTGTTCAAGCAGTCCCACCGCGGCCAGACGCTCCAGGGCATCTACAAGGTGTGTGTCGCCACCAACGGCAGCGTGTACGAGGTGACGCCGGTGAAGTCGGTGCCCGGCGCGGATGACGACATCATCCAGGGACTCAAGGCAGGCTGGGAGTACAAGCCGCAGAAGGTCCCGGTGTGCTTCCTCTACAACATCCCTATCACCATCCAGTAGTTCGGGTTCCGGGGCACGGCGGCTCTGGCCGTGCCTCCGTGACGCGGTCGTGACTCAGAGCGCGGAGAAGACGTCGCCGAGCGTGGCGAGCATCGCCTCTGAGTTCCGCAGCCGGAACGTCGCGTCGGTGATGTGCGCGGATTCGATGCGGTCGACGCGCAGCATGCGCACCGCGCCTCGCAGGTGGTCCCAGACGAGCAGGAACCAGGCGGGCCAGCTGAGCAGCAGGTAGTGCGGCTCCACGACGCGCACCGTGCTGACGTCATTCGTGCGGTAGGTCAGCTCCAGCGCGCGCTGCTCGAAGAACGCCTCCTGGATGGGGCGGAGCACCGTGGCGGCCGGAGACATCCAGCTCGCCGCGACGTTCCTCGAGCCCGGGCCGACGAGAATCCTCCGGCGCAGGCCGTTCACCCGGGCGCGTTCCTCGGGCGGGAACGATGCGGACAGCTTCTGTCTCAACGTCTTGACGGTCGACAGCAGCAGCGGGGAGTGGAGCTGCTCCGCGAGCGCCAGCGCGAGCAGCAGGTCGAGGAGCTCGTGGGCGTCGAGCTGGACGCGGCCCAGCCCCGTCCTCGGCGGCACACGCACGCCGCCTCCTCGCCCCGCGTCGGACTCGATGGGGACGCCCCGTGCCTCGAGCCGGGCCAGGTCCCTGCGGACGGTCCGCAGGCAGACGCCCAGCTCCTCCGCCAATTCGGGCGCGGTCCACGAAGGACGCGAGGCGAGCAGGCCCAGGACCCGGTCCAGCCGGTCGGTGACGGGTTCGCGTTTCAAAGGTGACTCATTTTGTCACCTTTTCGAGAGAGTGTCTCCGGGTCGCGAACGAACGCGGCCAGAACACGAGAGACAGCCATGACCTTCTTGCGCGGAATGAGCACCATCAGCCTCTGGGCGAACGACCTTCCGGCGGCGACCCGTTGGTACTCGGAGTTGCTGGGCGTGGAGCCCTACTTCAGCAGCGAGGCCGTGGGCCTGGGGCCGGGTTACGTCGAGTACCGCCTCGGCGACTACCAGCACGAGTTGGGCATCATCGACCGCAAGTTCGCCCCTCCCGGGCTGGGCGGGGAGCCGGGCGGCGTGGTGGTCTACTGGCACGTGGATGACGTCGCCGCGGCGCTCTCCCGGCTGGTGGAGCGGGGCGCCAAGGTGCTCGAGGGCCTCAAGGAGCGGGGCCCTGGCTTCGTCACGGCGTCGGTCATCGACCCGTTCGGCAACGTGCTGGGCATCATGTTCAACCGGCACTACCTGTCCATCCTCGGGGCCCGCGATGCCGCGCGCTGAGCGAGGGGCGGCGGACGTGGCCCCGACACGGACGTTCCGGGGCGCGGCGGAGTTCGAGGCGTGGCTGGGTGAGAACGGCGGCGCCCACGCGGGGGTCTGGTTGAAGCTCGCGAAGAAGGGGACGGGGATTGCCTCGCTGACGGATGACGAGGCGGTCGACGTGGGGCTGTGTTTCGGATGGATTTCCAGTCAGCGGAAGTCGCTCGATGAGCGCTTCTATCTCCAGAAGTACGTGCCTCGCAGGCCGCGCAGTCGGTGGTCCTGCGTGAATGTCCGCAAGGTGGAGGTGCTGCAGGCCGAGGGGAGGATGAGGCCCTCGGGGCTGGCCGAGGTCGACGCCGCGAAGGCGGATGGCCGCTGGGCGGCGGCCTACGAGTCCCAGCGGAACGCCACGGTCCCCGAAGACCTGGCCGCCGCGCTGGCCGCGAATCCCCAGGCGGCGAGTGCCTTCGAGTCGCTGGGCAGGACGCGGCGATACGCGCTCATGTTGGACATCGTGACGGCGCGCGGCGCGGAGGCGCGAGCCAACCACCTGCGCCGCGTCGTCGAGTCCCTTGTGTCGCCGGGCACCACGGCTACGGCCGGGGCGCGGCGCTCGAAGCGGGCAACACGTTGAGGGTGAAGGACAGCTCGGGTCCGAACGCGGTGCCATCGCGTTGCATCCGCCACCGGTAGGTCACAAGGCCGACGGTGGAGGGCGCGGTGTGGGTGAAGGAGAACGTCTTCGCCTGTCCAAGGTGGATGGCCTCACCGGAGGCCAGCCTCAGGTCCTCGGTCCCATCAAGTGACAGGGCTTGGATGTCTTGGGCGGCGCTCCAGGACGTGGTGCCGGTGTTGGTCACCACCACGGTGCCGCTGAAGGACTGTCCGGCCTGGACGGAAGCCACCGCCGAGGTGGGGGGCGCGAAGCTCGCGTCCAGGGGTGGGGTGTCCAGGAAGGCGCCGAGAATCTGCTGCCGGAAGGGAAGGAACGTGGAGGTATGGGTGGAGGAGACACCGTAGAGCCTGGGGTCTCCGGGCTGCGGCTGTGGGAACAGCAGGTCGTTGCTCTGCACGAAGCGCAGGGAGCCGTTGGGGAAGGCCCCCGTGCTTCCACCCAGGTCTCGCCCCTTGCTGCGGTCGTGGCACCCGCCACAGGAGAGTGACTCCGCGCGCGCCACGATGTGATGGGGCGTCAGGGGGCTGCCGATGCGCTGGAGCTCCGTCTGGATGGCGTCGAGGAACGGGTTGGGGATGGGGCCTTTGTTGACCTGCGCGATGAAGTCATCCACGCCGTCGCGCATGAGCTGGGGGCTGGACTGGGCGGCGTTGTAGAGGTCGGGGACGACGTAGTTGAAGCGATGGAAGTCATCGACCGCGAGGCTCGCGACCTGGGTGATGAAGTAGTCTCGGAAGCTCACCGCGAGGGGGCTGGTGTTCTGGGTGTTGAAGAAGTCTCCCCGAGGGGTGGCCTTCGTGGTGACGGGGATGAAGCGCAGGGTGCAGCCCGTGATGTCACATTGATGCTTGAGCTTGAACTCGCGAAGCATCCAGGGCTCGGGAGACCCGACGCCCATCTGGATGAACTGATTGGTCCGGAGCTGTCCCGCGCCGGAAGGGTTGTCTCCATAGTTGCCGATGTGGATGACCGGGTTGCGGCTGGGGCCCACGCCCTCGAAGAAGAGCGACTTCACGAGGAGGCCGCGCTGGATGGGGTCATCGACGGTGGACAGGTGCGCCCACGCCTGCGCGACCGGGCGGCACCCCTCCAGTCCGAGCTCGGGCGTGGGATTGGGGAGGACTCCCTCGAAGATGAAGCGGTTCTTCGAGCGGGTCTGCGGGGACGGAACGAACTTGGCGAAGGACATCCGGTATTCGCCGCAGTGGGAGCCGTCCACCGGGGCCAGGTCGAAGCGGTTGAAGAGGCCCACCAGGATGTACCTGTCAATCGACGGGGGGGCTCCGGAGCCCGCGTCCGTGCCTTCGGTGGGCCTGCAGAAGTACGGCGCGCCGTTGAGGGTGTTGCCATGGTCGGAGCAGTGCGGGCCGCCGGGGAGGTCCGGTTGGCCTGGGGCGGCGTTCTGCGTGTCCCAGAGCTGGCGGAAGAGCTGCTCCGACGTGAAGCCCGTGTTGCCCGCCTGGGCGACGAGCTGGTCGAACACCATCCTCGGGGTGATGGTGGAGACGATGGAGTAGTCCGTGATGGCGAGCGAGCGCAGGGGGTCCAACGTCGCCGCGGTGATGGACGGACGATGTGCCAGGGAGGTGGCCTGGAGGCCACCCCGCTCGGAGTGAAGGGGCTCGGCGGAGGCGGAGCTTCCCTTCAAGAGGAGAAGCCCCACCCACAACAGGCAGGGTGAGAAGGAGTGTCGGGCCGGCATGGAGCCATTCCCCCGTGTGGAATCCGCTCAGGGATTTGAGAGGGTCTGGCCAGTAAATCAGTGCGCTGGGATGCGGCTGGTGATGTCTTTCCCAGGCCCGAGAGAGTGTTCTGTGGCTGTCATTCCCGCCGGTCCCCGTGGCGTCAGGCCTGTCTGCTCCGCCATTCGTCATACAGGCCCTGCTCCCCTGCGGGGCCAGGGTACCCGCACGATAGATGATCGGAATTGTTAGGAAGTCGCGGGCGAGGGTGGGCATCAGATCGCAGGTAGGGTTGGGTGCACTGTTGCCATGACCCGGACGAAAGAGATGCCCTCGAATGAAGAGATGTCCCTGCTACTCTTTGCGCGCTTTGCCGCCGTGGAGGACCCGCGGAGGCATGCGCACAAAGTGGTCTTTCCGCTTGAGTTGCTACTGCTCATCGTCTTCGGAGCGGCGCTGAGTGACATGCCAGGCTGGCAGGGGGCTGCGGACTTCGCGCGACTGAAGGAAGCATGGTTGCGAACGCTGTGCCCTTGGGATGGGGAGGGGACGCCGTCCGCCGACACCCTGGAGCGCGTCATGGGGATGCTGGACGTGGACCTCTTCGCAGAGGGCTTCTCTGCCTGGATGCGGGATGTGGCGGCACGACGAGCGTTGCCCGTGAACGGGGTGCAGCAGGTGGCAGTAGACGGCAAGAGTCTGCAGGGCGCACGGACACCGGGCGCACCGAGCGTGCCCATGCACCTTGTTCACACGTTTCTGGTGGAGGGACGCGACAGCCTGCTGGTGGGGCTTGCGCCCGCACCAGGTGGCGCCTCGGCCGAGGCGGCGGTCGCCGCAGACCTGCTGAGCCTGCTGGAACTCACTGACACCGTGGTAACAGGGGATGCCAACCTCCTGACGGGCGCACTGGCCGACAGCATCGTGGCCGCAGGGGGAGAATATGTCCTGTCCCTTAAGGGCAACCGTGGGCCCTCGCACGGGACGGTGCGCGAGGCGCTGTGCATCGCTGGCAACAAAGAGGTGTTGAATGAAGAGCGCGCGGAGTCCTTGTGCGACTCGCGCACGGACGGAGGGGAGGAGGCTGGCCATGGGCGAGAAGAGCGGCGGCGTGGTTGGGCGTTTGACGTGAAGCACTTCCCCAGAGTGTGGAGCTACCTTCCACACGCAAGGAGTGTGTTGGCGCTCGTTCGAGAGCGTACTGCGGTCACCCCAAACGGCTCAAAGACAAGCATCGAGCCACATTTCTTCGTCAGCACCCTCAATCCCACCAAGGCCGAAGCCATGGCGACCTTCGTGCGTGCGCACTGGGAAGTGGAGAATGGGTTGCATCAGCGCCTGGACGTTGTGCTGCATGAGGATGCCACTCGTATCCACAATGGCCCCGGCGCACAGAACCTCGCGGTAGTACGCCGAGCTGCCCTTGCAGTGCTGAAGACTGACACCACATACAAGGCCAGCCTGCCCAGGCGCGTCCGTCAGGCAGGGCATGACGATGCCTACCGCACCCACCTTCTCACTCTCGTCATTTCATAGACCTATCGTACGGGTGCCCTGCCTGCGGGGCGAAGGGGTCGGATTGGGAGGGATTGCGCCTGCGGGGGGCGGGCCATCTCCGCCTGGACGCGGGCCGTGGAGAGGCCGTGAGGTTCGCCGTCCTC from Myxococcus stipitatus carries:
- a CDS encoding helix-turn-helix transcriptional regulator: MKREPVTDRLDRVLGLLASRPSWTAPELAEELGVCLRTVRRDLARLEARGVPIESDAGRGGGVRVPPRTGLGRVQLDAHELLDLLLALALAEQLHSPLLLSTVKTLRQKLSASFPPEERARVNGLRRRILVGPGSRNVAASWMSPAATVLRPIQEAFFEQRALELTYRTNDVSTVRVVEPHYLLLSWPAWFLLVWDHLRGAVRMLRVDRIESAHITDATFRLRNSEAMLATLGDVFSAL
- a CDS encoding VOC family protein; protein product: MTFLRGMSTISLWANDLPAATRWYSELLGVEPYFSSEAVGLGPGYVEYRLGDYQHELGIIDRKFAPPGLGGEPGGVVVYWHVDDVAAALSRLVERGAKVLEGLKERGPGFVTASVIDPFGNVLGIMFNRHYLSILGARDAAR
- a CDS encoding YdeI/OmpD-associated family protein; this encodes MAPTRTFRGAAEFEAWLGENGGAHAGVWLKLAKKGTGIASLTDDEAVDVGLCFGWISSQRKSLDERFYLQKYVPRRPRSRWSCVNVRKVEVLQAEGRMRPSGLAEVDAAKADGRWAAAYESQRNATVPEDLAAALAANPQAASAFESLGRTRRYALMLDIVTARGAEARANHLRRVVESLVSPGTTATAGARRSKRATR
- a CDS encoding NBR1-Ig-like domain-containing protein — its product is MPARHSFSPCLLWVGLLLLKGSSASAEPLHSERGGLQATSLAHRPSITAATLDPLRSLAITDYSIVSTITPRMVFDQLVAQAGNTGFTSEQLFRQLWDTQNAAPGQPDLPGGPHCSDHGNTLNGAPYFCRPTEGTDAGSGAPPSIDRYILVGLFNRFDLAPVDGSHCGEYRMSFAKFVPSPQTRSKNRFIFEGVLPNPTPELGLEGCRPVAQAWAHLSTVDDPIQRGLLVKSLFFEGVGPSRNPVIHIGNYGDNPSGAGQLRTNQFIQMGVGSPEPWMLREFKLKHQCDITGCTLRFIPVTTKATPRGDFFNTQNTSPLAVSFRDYFITQVASLAVDDFHRFNYVVPDLYNAAQSSPQLMRDGVDDFIAQVNKGPIPNPFLDAIQTELQRIGSPLTPHHIVARAESLSCGGCHDRSKGRDLGGSTGAFPNGSLRFVQSNDLLFPQPQPGDPRLYGVSSTHTSTFLPFRQQILGAFLDTPPLDASFAPPTSAVASVQAGQSFSGTVVVTNTGTTSWSAAQDIQALSLDGTEDLRLASGEAIHLGQAKTFSFTHTAPSTVGLVTYRWRMQRDGTAFGPELSFTLNVLPASSAAPRP
- a CDS encoding ISAs1 family transposase, which encodes MTRTKEMPSNEEMSLLLFARFAAVEDPRRHAHKVVFPLELLLLIVFGAALSDMPGWQGAADFARLKEAWLRTLCPWDGEGTPSADTLERVMGMLDVDLFAEGFSAWMRDVAARRALPVNGVQQVAVDGKSLQGARTPGAPSVPMHLVHTFLVEGRDSLLVGLAPAPGGASAEAAVAADLLSLLELTDTVVTGDANLLTGALADSIVAAGGEYVLSLKGNRGPSHGTVREALCIAGNKEVLNEERAESLCDSRTDGGEEAGHGREERRRGWAFDVKHFPRVWSYLPHARSVLALVRERTAVTPNGSKTSIEPHFFVSTLNPTKAEAMATFVRAHWEVENGLHQRLDVVLHEDATRIHNGPGAQNLAVVRRAALAVLKTDTTYKASLPRRVRQAGHDDAYRTHLLTLVIS